Proteins from one Oncorhynchus gorbuscha isolate QuinsamMale2020 ecotype Even-year linkage group LG18, OgorEven_v1.0, whole genome shotgun sequence genomic window:
- the LOC124003602 gene encoding neural cell adhesion molecule L1-like protein isoform X2 gives MRMRSSRWSPGLALLVGVVASICAFHPTTAIDIPLEVEQLPTITEASPSSLIAFPFDESFPMTCEAKGNPKPEFWWTKNGEEFDPYQDPRLIKEKNSGTFVIPNTGNLTEYQGTYRCYASNKLGTAITEEVEFVVPHVPKFPKEKIDPIEVEEGQPVILECNPPKGIPPLQIYWMTIGLQHIEQDDRVSMGLNGDLFFSNALEKDSHRDYCCFAAFPKIRTIVQKNAMSVIVKSKNSNNDSSSGPGHANSIMERKPSLLMPSGVKSETQLVKGDELLLECIAEGFPTPMIEWLKIDHMLPDRVTIENHGKLLSIDQVDEDDNGKYMCKATNIHGMAVHYFDVSVEEPPQWVSEPESQLRMIGSDVHINCSATGTPQPTIQWMVNGKPIEEVPASNRKEFDGKIVLHNANSTDSAVYQCEASNRHGTLLANVNIMIMNLPPMILTEEGLEYSAVEGKVIVMHCKVFSSPPSAVTWNKEDSPGSLEGPRFTVHQNGSLEIYNVEKEDMGQYTCYTKNTEGMSAITALLDVKDPTKIFQAPQDLQVLIGTTAQLSCLAVYDNSFSGDFEIVWEKDDVEIALNHTENSGYFVEDGILQIVNVSHRDQGMYKCVASTPMDQDTASALLMVLDIPHAPENLVLSEHKGRSVKLKWIPGEDHNSSTTEFIIEYEESQWEPGTWRELQRVPGNHGSAVLKLYGHVNYRFRVSGVNTVGRGRPSEPTERYKTPPAAPDKNPENIKIEGHLPHEMDINWEPLSPIEHNGPGLEYKVSYKRQHVEEDWQEHVVKRHSFVVKDTPTFVPYEIRIQARNHHGWGPEPKVVTGYSGEDFPSAAPDDVAVEVMNNSLVKVSWMRVHKDKLHGHLGGYRISWWRLRSLLDSKKTHGDKHTLTFPGDRNHAMVPGLTPFSEYSLIIMTFNRRGNGPGSHAVNFKTPEGVPEKTPVFRVTDVQKHTVTLTWAPPLEANGVLTGYLLEYQLINDTEEVGVLQTVDISNPDTTMWVLQNLEAISRYKFYLRPCTRVGCGPRVSKESTTTPEARLASIHGGISTQGWFIGLMCVAALLTLMVLIACFVNRNKGGKYSVKEKEDLHPDLESQGIHDDTFCEYSDNDEKPLKGSQHSLSGQIKAEDSGDSLVDYGDEDIQFNEDGSFIGEYAGRKEKKVSMEVKGTTNQSTA, from the exons ATGAGGATGAGGTCGTCGAGGTGGAGCCCAGGATTGGCTCTCCTGGTCGGTGTGGTCGCCAGTATCTGTGCCTTTCACCCCACCACTGCCATAGACATACCACTGGAGG TTGAGCAGCTGCCCACCATCACAGAGGCGTCCCCCAGCTCTCTGATCGCCTTCCCCTTCGATGAGAGCTTCCCCATGACGTGTGAAGCCAAAGGGAACCCCAAGCCAGA ATTCTGGTGGACGAAAAATGGGGAAGAGTTTGACCCTTACCAGGACCCAAGGCTGATCAAGGAGAAAAACTCGGGGACGTTTGtgatccccaacactgggaacCTCACAGAGTACCAGGGAACTTACCGCTGTTATGCCTCGAATAAACTAGGGACAGCCATAACAGAGGAGGTTGAGTTTGTTGTGCCCC ATGTACCGAAGTTTCCTAAGGAGAAGATTGATCCCATTGAGGTGGAGGAGGGTCAGCCTGTCATTCTGGAGTGTAACCCTCCTAAAGGAATCCCTCCTTTACAGATCTATTGGATGACCATCG GCCTTCAGCACATAGAGCAGGATGACAGGGTGTCCATGGGTCTGAACGGCGACCTGTTCTTCTCTAATGCTCTGGAGAAGGACAGCCACAGAGACTACTGCTGCTTCGCTGCCTTTCCCAAGATACGCACCATCGTACAGAAGAATGCCATGTCTGTCATAGTCAAGAGCA AAAATTCAAACAATGACTCAAGTAGCGGTCCAGGTCATG CCAATTCAATCATGGAGAGAAAACCAAGTCTTCTGATGCCCTCTGGTGTCAAGTCGGAGACACAGCTGGTGAAAGGTGATGAGCTACTACTGGAGTGCATTGCagagggctt TCCAACTCCCATGATTGAGTGGTTGAAGATAGACCACATGCTGCCTGACAGAGTAACAATAGAGAACCATGGGAAACTCCTGAGCATTGACCAGGTTGATGAAGATGACAATGGGAAGTACATGTGTAAGGCTACGAACATCCATGGAATGGCCGTCCACTACTTTGACGTATCAGTggaag AGCCTCCTCAGTGGGTGTCTGAGCCTGAGAGCCAGCTTAGGATGATTGGCTCAGATGTGCACATCAATTGCTCCGCCACGGGCACTCCTCAGCCCACCATCCAATGGATGGTGAATGGAAAGCCTATTGAGG AGGTCCCAGCATCTAACAGAAAAGAGTTTGATGGAAAAATTGTCTTGCACAATGCCAACTCGACTGACAGTGCCGTCTACCAATGTGAGGCCTCCAACAGACATGGAACCCTGCTagccaatgtcaatatcatgatCATGA ATCTGCCTCCTATGATCCTGACAGAGGAAGGTCTGGAGTATTCAGCGGTGGAGGGGAAGGTTATAGTGATGCACTGCAAGGTGTTCAGTTCTCCACCATCTGCTGTTACCTG GAACAAGGAGGACTCCCCAGGATCTTTGGAGGGTCCAAGGTTTACAGTTCACCAGAATGGATCATTGGAGATATATAATGTGGAAAAAGAGGACATGGGCCAATACACATGTTACACCAAGAATACTGAAGGGATGTCTGCTATCACTGCCTTACTGGATGTTAAAG ATCCCACAAAGATATTCCAGGCCCCGCAAGACTTGCAGGTCCTAATAGGAACCACAGCCCAGCTCTCCTGCCTGGCGGTGTACGACAACTCATTCAGTGGCGACTTTGAGATTGTGTGGGAAAAAGACGATGTGGAGATAGCACTAAACCACACAGAGAATTCTGG ATATTTCGTAGAGGATGGTATACTGCAGATTGTCAACGTCAGCCACAGAGACCAGGGCATGTACAAGTGTGTGGCCAGTACTCCAATGGATCAGGACACTGCCTCTGCACTACTCATGGTGCTGG ACATCCCACATGCACCTGAGAACTTGGTGCTATCTGAACACAAGGGCAGAAGTGTGAAGCTCAAATGGATCCCTGGGGAGGACCACAACAGCTCAACCACTG AGTTCATTATTGAGTATGAGGAGAGCCAGTGGGAGCCGGGGACCTGGAGAGAGCTTCAGAGAGTTCCTGGAAATCACGGCTCGGCAGTCCTCAAACTTTACGGACATGTCAACTATCGCTTCCGAGTGTCTGGAGTCAACACAGTGGGCAGAGGGCGCCCCAGTGAGCCCACAGAGAGATACAAGACCCCTCCCGCAG CCCCTGACAAGAACCCTGAAAATATCAAAATTGAAGGTCATTTGCCACATGAAATGGATATCAACTGGGAG CCATTGTCCCCCATTGAACACAATGGGCCAGGCCTTGAATATAAGGTGAGTTATAAGAGACAGCATGTGGAGGAGGACTGGCAAGAGCATGTGGTGAAGAGACACTCGTTTGTAGTGAAGGACACTCCCACGTTTGTGCCATATGAGATCAGGATCCAGGCAAGGAACCACCACGGATGGGGACCTGAACCCAAAGTGGTGACGGGCTACTCTGGAGAAGACT TCCCCTCTGCGGCTCCTGATGATGTAGCGGTGGAGGTGATGAACAACTCACTGGTCAAGGTCAGCTGGATGCGTGTTCACAAGGACAAGCTGCATGGACATCTGGGAGGCTACAGG ATAAGCTGGTGGCGGCTGCGTAGTCTGCTGGACTCAAAGAAGACTCACGGGGACAAACACACTCTGACATTCCCGGGGGACCGGAACCATGCCATGGTACCAGGGCTCACGCCCTTCTCTGAGTACAGCCTCATCATCATGACCTTCAACAGGCGAGGCAATGGGCCAGGTAGCCACGCCGTCAACTTCAAAACCCCAGAGGGAG TTCCAGAGAAAACCCCAGTTTTCAGGGTCACAGATGTTCAGAAGCACACCGTCACTCTCACCTGGGCACCTCCTCTGGAAGCCAACGGAGTCCTTACAGGATACCTGCTAGAGTATCAGCTGA tcaACGACACAGAGGAGGTGGGTGTCCTGCAGACTGTGGATATCAGCAACCCTGACACCACCATGTGGGTCCTGCAGAACCTGGAGGCTATCAGCAGATACAAGTTCTACCTGCGCCCCTGCACCAGGGTGGGCTGTGGGCCCCGGGTCAGCAAGGAGAGCACCACCACACCTGAAGCAC gtcTGGCAAGCATCCATGGAGGAATCTCTACCCAGGGCTGGTTCATCGGACTGATGTGTGTCGCGGCTCTCCTCACACTCATGGTGTTAATCGCCTGCTTTGTCAACAGAAATAAAGGAGGGAAATATTCCG TAAAGGAGAAAGAGGATCTTCATCCAGACCTAGAGTCCCAGGGTATCCATGATGACACCTTCTGTGAATACAG TGACAATGATGAGAAGCCACTGAAGGGCAGCCAGCACTCTCTGAGCGGACAGATCAAAGCAGAGGACAGTGGGGACAGCCTGGTGGACTATGGGGATGAGGACATCCAGTTCAACGAAGATGGCTCCTTCATCGGCGAGTACGCAGGTCGCAAAGAAAAGAAGGTGTCCATGGAAGTCAAAGGAACCACGAATCAGAGCACAGCGTGA
- the LOC124003602 gene encoding neural cell adhesion molecule L1-like protein isoform X4: MRMRSSRWSPGLALLVGVVASICAFHPTTAIDIPLEVEQLPTITEASPSSLIAFPFDESFPMTCEAKGNPKPEFWWTKNGEEFDPYQDPRLIKEKNSGTFVIPNTGNLTEYQGTYRCYASNKLGTAITEEVEFVVPHVPKFPKEKIDPIEVEEGQPVILECNPPKGIPPLQIYWMTIGLQHIEQDDRVSMGLNGDLFFSNALEKDSHRDYCCFAAFPKIRTIVQKNAMSVIVKSTNSIMERKPSLLMPSGVKSETQLVKGDELLLECIAEGFPTPMIEWLKIDHMLPDRVTIENHGKLLSIDQVDEDDNGKYMCKATNIHGMAVHYFDVSVEEPPQWVSEPESQLRMIGSDVHINCSATGTPQPTIQWMVNGKPIEEVPASNRKEFDGKIVLHNANSTDSAVYQCEASNRHGTLLANVNIMIMNLPPMILTEEGLEYSAVEGKVIVMHCKVFSSPPSAVTWNKEDSPGSLEGPRFTVHQNGSLEIYNVEKEDMGQYTCYTKNTEGMSAITALLDVKDPTKIFQAPQDLQVLIGTTAQLSCLAVYDNSFSGDFEIVWEKDDVEIALNHTENSGYFVEDGILQIVNVSHRDQGMYKCVASTPMDQDTASALLMVLDIPHAPENLVLSEHKGRSVKLKWIPGEDHNSSTTEFIIEYEESQWEPGTWRELQRVPGNHGSAVLKLYGHVNYRFRVSGVNTVGRGRPSEPTERYKTPPAAPDKNPENIKIEGHLPHEMDINWEPLSPIEHNGPGLEYKVSYKRQHVEEDWQEHVVKRHSFVVKDTPTFVPYEIRIQARNHHGWGPEPKVVTGYSGEDFPSAAPDDVAVEVMNNSLVKVSWMRVHKDKLHGHLGGYRISWWRLRSLLDSKKTHGDKHTLTFPGDRNHAMVPGLTPFSEYSLIIMTFNRRGNGPGSHAVNFKTPEGVPEKTPVFRVTDVQKHTVTLTWAPPLEANGVLTGYLLEYQLINDTEEVGVLQTVDISNPDTTMWVLQNLEAISRYKFYLRPCTRVGCGPRVSKESTTTPEARLASIHGGISTQGWFIGLMCVAALLTLMVLIACFVNRNKGGKYSVKEKEDLHPDLESQGIHDDTFCEYSDNDEKPLKGSQHSLSGQIKAEDSGDSLVDYGDEDIQFNEDGSFIGEYAGRKEKKVSMEVKGTTNQSTA; this comes from the exons ATGAGGATGAGGTCGTCGAGGTGGAGCCCAGGATTGGCTCTCCTGGTCGGTGTGGTCGCCAGTATCTGTGCCTTTCACCCCACCACTGCCATAGACATACCACTGGAGG TTGAGCAGCTGCCCACCATCACAGAGGCGTCCCCCAGCTCTCTGATCGCCTTCCCCTTCGATGAGAGCTTCCCCATGACGTGTGAAGCCAAAGGGAACCCCAAGCCAGA ATTCTGGTGGACGAAAAATGGGGAAGAGTTTGACCCTTACCAGGACCCAAGGCTGATCAAGGAGAAAAACTCGGGGACGTTTGtgatccccaacactgggaacCTCACAGAGTACCAGGGAACTTACCGCTGTTATGCCTCGAATAAACTAGGGACAGCCATAACAGAGGAGGTTGAGTTTGTTGTGCCCC ATGTACCGAAGTTTCCTAAGGAGAAGATTGATCCCATTGAGGTGGAGGAGGGTCAGCCTGTCATTCTGGAGTGTAACCCTCCTAAAGGAATCCCTCCTTTACAGATCTATTGGATGACCATCG GCCTTCAGCACATAGAGCAGGATGACAGGGTGTCCATGGGTCTGAACGGCGACCTGTTCTTCTCTAATGCTCTGGAGAAGGACAGCCACAGAGACTACTGCTGCTTCGCTGCCTTTCCCAAGATACGCACCATCGTACAGAAGAATGCCATGTCTGTCATAGTCAAGAGCA CCAATTCAATCATGGAGAGAAAACCAAGTCTTCTGATGCCCTCTGGTGTCAAGTCGGAGACACAGCTGGTGAAAGGTGATGAGCTACTACTGGAGTGCATTGCagagggctt TCCAACTCCCATGATTGAGTGGTTGAAGATAGACCACATGCTGCCTGACAGAGTAACAATAGAGAACCATGGGAAACTCCTGAGCATTGACCAGGTTGATGAAGATGACAATGGGAAGTACATGTGTAAGGCTACGAACATCCATGGAATGGCCGTCCACTACTTTGACGTATCAGTggaag AGCCTCCTCAGTGGGTGTCTGAGCCTGAGAGCCAGCTTAGGATGATTGGCTCAGATGTGCACATCAATTGCTCCGCCACGGGCACTCCTCAGCCCACCATCCAATGGATGGTGAATGGAAAGCCTATTGAGG AGGTCCCAGCATCTAACAGAAAAGAGTTTGATGGAAAAATTGTCTTGCACAATGCCAACTCGACTGACAGTGCCGTCTACCAATGTGAGGCCTCCAACAGACATGGAACCCTGCTagccaatgtcaatatcatgatCATGA ATCTGCCTCCTATGATCCTGACAGAGGAAGGTCTGGAGTATTCAGCGGTGGAGGGGAAGGTTATAGTGATGCACTGCAAGGTGTTCAGTTCTCCACCATCTGCTGTTACCTG GAACAAGGAGGACTCCCCAGGATCTTTGGAGGGTCCAAGGTTTACAGTTCACCAGAATGGATCATTGGAGATATATAATGTGGAAAAAGAGGACATGGGCCAATACACATGTTACACCAAGAATACTGAAGGGATGTCTGCTATCACTGCCTTACTGGATGTTAAAG ATCCCACAAAGATATTCCAGGCCCCGCAAGACTTGCAGGTCCTAATAGGAACCACAGCCCAGCTCTCCTGCCTGGCGGTGTACGACAACTCATTCAGTGGCGACTTTGAGATTGTGTGGGAAAAAGACGATGTGGAGATAGCACTAAACCACACAGAGAATTCTGG ATATTTCGTAGAGGATGGTATACTGCAGATTGTCAACGTCAGCCACAGAGACCAGGGCATGTACAAGTGTGTGGCCAGTACTCCAATGGATCAGGACACTGCCTCTGCACTACTCATGGTGCTGG ACATCCCACATGCACCTGAGAACTTGGTGCTATCTGAACACAAGGGCAGAAGTGTGAAGCTCAAATGGATCCCTGGGGAGGACCACAACAGCTCAACCACTG AGTTCATTATTGAGTATGAGGAGAGCCAGTGGGAGCCGGGGACCTGGAGAGAGCTTCAGAGAGTTCCTGGAAATCACGGCTCGGCAGTCCTCAAACTTTACGGACATGTCAACTATCGCTTCCGAGTGTCTGGAGTCAACACAGTGGGCAGAGGGCGCCCCAGTGAGCCCACAGAGAGATACAAGACCCCTCCCGCAG CCCCTGACAAGAACCCTGAAAATATCAAAATTGAAGGTCATTTGCCACATGAAATGGATATCAACTGGGAG CCATTGTCCCCCATTGAACACAATGGGCCAGGCCTTGAATATAAGGTGAGTTATAAGAGACAGCATGTGGAGGAGGACTGGCAAGAGCATGTGGTGAAGAGACACTCGTTTGTAGTGAAGGACACTCCCACGTTTGTGCCATATGAGATCAGGATCCAGGCAAGGAACCACCACGGATGGGGACCTGAACCCAAAGTGGTGACGGGCTACTCTGGAGAAGACT TCCCCTCTGCGGCTCCTGATGATGTAGCGGTGGAGGTGATGAACAACTCACTGGTCAAGGTCAGCTGGATGCGTGTTCACAAGGACAAGCTGCATGGACATCTGGGAGGCTACAGG ATAAGCTGGTGGCGGCTGCGTAGTCTGCTGGACTCAAAGAAGACTCACGGGGACAAACACACTCTGACATTCCCGGGGGACCGGAACCATGCCATGGTACCAGGGCTCACGCCCTTCTCTGAGTACAGCCTCATCATCATGACCTTCAACAGGCGAGGCAATGGGCCAGGTAGCCACGCCGTCAACTTCAAAACCCCAGAGGGAG TTCCAGAGAAAACCCCAGTTTTCAGGGTCACAGATGTTCAGAAGCACACCGTCACTCTCACCTGGGCACCTCCTCTGGAAGCCAACGGAGTCCTTACAGGATACCTGCTAGAGTATCAGCTGA tcaACGACACAGAGGAGGTGGGTGTCCTGCAGACTGTGGATATCAGCAACCCTGACACCACCATGTGGGTCCTGCAGAACCTGGAGGCTATCAGCAGATACAAGTTCTACCTGCGCCCCTGCACCAGGGTGGGCTGTGGGCCCCGGGTCAGCAAGGAGAGCACCACCACACCTGAAGCAC gtcTGGCAAGCATCCATGGAGGAATCTCTACCCAGGGCTGGTTCATCGGACTGATGTGTGTCGCGGCTCTCCTCACACTCATGGTGTTAATCGCCTGCTTTGTCAACAGAAATAAAGGAGGGAAATATTCCG TAAAGGAGAAAGAGGATCTTCATCCAGACCTAGAGTCCCAGGGTATCCATGATGACACCTTCTGTGAATACAG TGACAATGATGAGAAGCCACTGAAGGGCAGCCAGCACTCTCTGAGCGGACAGATCAAAGCAGAGGACAGTGGGGACAGCCTGGTGGACTATGGGGATGAGGACATCCAGTTCAACGAAGATGGCTCCTTCATCGGCGAGTACGCAGGTCGCAAAGAAAAGAAGGTGTCCATGGAAGTCAAAGGAACCACGAATCAGAGCACAGCGTGA